One window from the genome of Verrucomicrobiia bacterium encodes:
- a CDS encoding DeoR/GlpR family DNA-binding transcription regulator has product MKAEERQKRIEEYLQKAEFASLEELARHVDTSISTVRRDVTALETAGNVRRTHGGARLINPQSNEFVFSLRDTLQLPEKEAIGLACANLIPPGQSVIIDSGTTVFHAAQHLEDHALHVITNSLPVANLFASSQHIEVMVSGGVIYPRLGVLVGPLAVDAFTKINADVAIMSGGGITLDGITNSHALLIDIQQAMIRAASKVIFCLDHTKFGRRSVAHLCDLSIIDCVVTDAGAPPDLVQALRNRGLEVIVAPQAISPISMPDVPSPAPIPKRASPLKKLTPINAPRPAPATEKNISDPAPESSDSRMGWD; this is encoded by the coding sequence ATGAAGGCCGAAGAGCGCCAAAAACGAATTGAAGAATATCTTCAAAAGGCTGAATTCGCGTCTCTCGAAGAGCTTGCCAGGCACGTAGATACATCCATTTCAACCGTTCGCCGTGATGTCACAGCTTTGGAAACCGCTGGAAATGTGCGCCGAACCCATGGCGGAGCGCGATTAATCAATCCGCAATCGAATGAATTCGTCTTTTCCCTGCGCGACACGCTGCAACTCCCGGAAAAAGAGGCGATTGGCCTTGCTTGTGCGAACCTCATTCCGCCCGGGCAGAGCGTGATTATTGATTCCGGCACCACGGTCTTTCACGCCGCGCAACATCTCGAAGACCATGCGCTCCACGTCATCACCAATTCCCTTCCCGTCGCGAATCTTTTCGCCTCGTCACAACACATCGAAGTCATGGTCAGCGGTGGGGTGATTTATCCGCGCCTTGGCGTCTTGGTGGGACCGCTCGCGGTGGATGCCTTCACGAAAATCAATGCCGATGTCGCCATCATGAGCGGCGGCGGCATCACGCTCGATGGCATCACTAATTCTCACGCGCTGCTCATTGATATTCAGCAGGCGATGATTCGGGCGGCGAGCAAGGTGATTTTTTGCCTCGACCACACGAAATTCGGACGCCGCTCGGTGGCGCATCTTTGCGATCTCTCAATCATTGATTGTGTTGTCACCGATGCTGGTGCGCCGCCCGACCTCGTCCAGGCGTTGCGAAATCGCGGACTCGAAGTAATCGTAGCTCCCCAAGCCATCAGCCCCATTTCCATGCCGGATGTTCCCTCCCCTGCTCCAATTCCCAAACGCGCGTCGCCTTTAAAAAAGCTCACGCCGATTAATGCTCCGCGCCCTGCTCCAGCGACTGAAAAAAATATTTCTGACCCAGCTCCTGAATCCAGCGACAGCCGCATGGGGTGGGATTGA
- a CDS encoding phosphate propanoyltransferase, whose translation MSLDTRNVHRAVVEHMVRQLVYDRLGKTLPRQATGTDPLVVNISARHCHLTQEAVEVLFGKGHQLQPHKWLYQEGQFAAKETLTLIGPRSRVISNLRILGPCRNFNQIELAYTDAIALGFDIPLRPSGNIAGTPGCMLMGPEGFFEMKEGVIRAARHVHMSPANAEFYRVKNGDRMRLKIGGPCAISLDELLVRVDKSFKLEVHIDTDEGNACDLQPNTPCELTK comes from the coding sequence ATGAGTTTGGATACACGCAATGTCCATCGCGCGGTGGTCGAACACATGGTTCGGCAACTGGTTTACGACCGGTTGGGTAAAACTTTGCCCCGTCAGGCTACCGGCACCGATCCGCTCGTGGTAAATATCAGTGCGCGACATTGCCACCTGACGCAGGAAGCGGTCGAGGTATTGTTTGGCAAAGGCCATCAGTTGCAGCCACACAAATGGCTTTATCAGGAGGGGCAATTCGCGGCGAAAGAAACGCTGACGCTCATCGGGCCGCGCAGCCGGGTCATTTCCAATCTTCGCATTCTCGGTCCGTGCCGCAATTTTAATCAGATCGAACTCGCCTATACCGACGCCATTGCGCTCGGGTTCGATATTCCCTTGCGGCCGTCGGGAAACATCGCGGGCACGCCAGGTTGCATGCTGATGGGGCCAGAAGGATTTTTTGAAATGAAGGAAGGCGTGATCCGCGCGGCGCGGCACGTTCACATGAGCCCGGCGAACGCGGAATTTTATCGCGTGAAAAATGGCGACCGGATGCGGCTGAAGATCGGCGGGCCGTGCGCGATCAGCCTGGATGAATTGCTCGTGCGGGTGGACAAGAGTTTCAAGCTCGAGGTCCACATTGACACGGACGAAGGCAATGCCTGTGATCTTCAGCCAAATACTCCCTGCGAATTAACGAAATAA